ATGGGACTGGGCCGCACCCTGACCGTTGCCGGCATCCGGCACCTCCAGGACAGCGGCCTGCCGGCCATCATGCTTTACGTGGATGCGGACAACGCTCCGGCCATGGCGCTGTACCAGCGGCTGGGTTTCGTCCGCTGGGACGCGGATGTGATGTACGCGGCCGGATGAGCCGGAACAGCTTGTAATGTTGAATTGACGGCCCTGCCGCCCGGTCCTCCGGGAGGCACGCCTGACCGCCGCCATACTGCAGGGAGAAACCATGGGATCCGATACCGCCGCCGAGCCGCACTCCACTTTCGGATCGGCTGAGTCCATGTCGGCGCCCCGGGCCACTGAGGACCGGATTGATATTCCGGACTTTGGTCCGGCACTCGTCCCGGAAGGGGACATCAGCCCCGAGCGTTTCCTGGACCGTGAAATCAGCTGGCTCCATTTCAACGCCCGTGTCCTTGAGCTCGCTGAGGACCCGGACCTGTACCTGTTGGAGCGGGTCAGTTTCCTGTCCATCTTCGCGTCCAACCTGGACGAGTTCTTCATGGTGCGGGTTGCCGGCCTCAAGCGCCGCATCGCCACCGGGTTGGCGGTTCCCTCCGCTGCCGGCCTGAGCCCGATGGAACAGCTGGAACACATCGTGGAGGCCGGCTACCGGCTCCAGCAGCGCCATGCCGAGGTCTTTGCCCGTCAAATCCGCCCGGCGCTGGCCGAGGAGCAGATCCATCTCGTGGGGTGGAACGAGCTCGATGACACCGCCAAGGCCTATCTGCACCGCCAGTTCGCGTCCAAGGTTTTCCCGATCCTCACCCCGCTGGCCGTGGATCCGGCGCACCCCTTCCCCTACATCTCCGGCCTCTCCCTGAACCTGGCCGTGGTGGTGCGCAACCCCGTGAGCGGCAAGGAGTTCTTCGCCCGCGTCAAGGTTCCGGACCAGCTGCCCCGGCTGATCTCCGTGGACGGCCCCAGGGCCGGAAATGTTGCCGGCCGGGTGGCCCGCTTCATTCCGCTGGAAGACGTCATTGCCGAACATCTGGACCAGCTGTTCCCCGGTATGGACGTCATGGAACACCATGCCTTCCGGGTTACCCGCAACGAGGATCTGGAGGTGGAGGAGGACGACGCCGAGAACCTGCTGCAGGCGCTGGAAAAGGAGCTCCTGCGTCGCCGGTTCGGCCCGCCCGTCCGCCTGGAAGTCACCACCGACATCAACCCCAGCATCCGCGAGCTGCTGGTGCGCGAACTCGGCGTGGAAGAAGACGAGGTGTATGCGCTGCCCGCACCGCTGGACCTGCGCGGACTGGCCGGCATCAGCCGCATCGACCGCCCGGACCTGCACTACCCCAAGCAGGTGCCGCATACGTCCCTGCACCTGAAGGAGTCCGAAACCTCCAAGCCGGCGGATGTGTTTGCTGCAATGCGCCGCCGCGACATCCTGCTGCACCACCCCTATGATTCCTTCTCCACCTCCGTTCAGGCCTTCCTGGAGCAGGCCGCCGCCGACCCACGGGTCCAGGCCATCAAGCAGACGCTGTACCGCACGTCCGGGGACTCCCCCATTGTTGACGCGCTGATTGATGCCGCGGAGTCCGGCAAACAGGTGCTGGCCCTGGTGGAAATCAAGGCACGGTTCGACGAGCAGGCCAACATTTCCTGGGCCCGCAAGCTGGAGCAGGCCGGCGTGCACGTGGTCTACGGCATCGTGGGGCTGAAAACGCACTGCAAGTTGTCGCTGGTGGTCCGCCAGGAAGTGGACGGGCTGCGGCGCTACTGCCACATCGGCACCGGAAACTATCACCCCCGCACCGCCCGCTATTACGAAGACCTGGGGCTGCTGACCTCTAACGAACAGGTGGGTGAAGATCTGACGAAGCTCTTCAACCAGCTCTCCGGGTATGCCCCGAAGTCCACGTTCAAGCGCCTGCTCGTGGCTCCCCGGTCGGTGCGGTCAGGTTTGATTGACCGGATTGAACGGGAAATTGCCAATAAGAAGGCCGGCCTGGCCGCCCGGGTGATCATCAAGGTCAACTCGATGGTGGATGAAGCCATCATCGATTCGCTGTACCGTGCCTCCCAGGCCGGTGTCCGGGTGGATGTGATTGTGCGCGGCATCTGTTCCGTGCGCCCGGGCGTCCCCGGCCTGAGCGAGAACATTACTGTCCGGTCCATTCTGGGCCGGTTCCTGGAGCACTCGCGCGTGTTTGCCTTCGCCAATGCCGGAGACCCGGTGGTGTTCATCGGTTCAGCAGACATGATGCACCGCAACCTGGACCGCCGGGTGGAGGCCCTGGTGCAGCTTGCCTCCCGGGAGGACATCGCTGACCTCATCGCGCTGATGGACCGCTACATGGATCCGGCCACCGCAAGCTGGCATCTGGAGAAGGACGGCATCTGGACCCGGCACCACAAGAATGAAGGAGGGGAGCCGCTGCTGGATGTGCAGTCGTGGCTGCTCGCTTCCCGGTCCCGGCAGCGCGCCGCTGTCCGCCGTTGATGACCATGCCCACCGAACCGGGAGCTTCCATGGGTGAACAGGCCACTCTCCCCCGTCGCGGGCTGGAAACCGGTCCCGGGGATTCCGTGCCCGCAGACATCAAAGTGGTGGCTGCAGGCGCCATTTGCTGGCGCACCCGGAACGGCGAACTCGAGGTCCTCATGATCCACCGGCCCCGGTACAAGGACTGGTCGTGGCCGAAGGGGAAACTGGATGCCGGCGAGACAACTCCTGAGTGCGCAGTGCGCGAAGTGCAGGAGGAAGCCGGGGTCCGGATCAGGCTGGGCATTCCGCTGCCGGCCACGGTATATCCGGTGGCGTCGGGAATGAAGATCGTCCACTACTGGGCCGCCCGCATCGAGGAGGGAAAGCCCCGGCCGGACGGCAAGGAAGTGGACGGCGTCCGCTGGTGCACTCCGGCGCAGGCCCATGCCGAACTCAGCAATCCTTCGGACCGGCTGCCGCTGCGCATCCTGGAGGAGGCCCATGCCGAAGGCCGGCTCCGGACATGGCCGCTGATCGTGGTGCGCCATGCCAAGGCCAAGCCCCGGTCATCCTGGACCCGGGCTGAAGGGGACCGTCCGCTGGCGGCCACCGGCCTGCGCCAGGCACAGGCCGTGTCGCGGCTGCTGGCCGCATGGCTGCCGGACCGGGTGGTGTCCAGTCCCTGGGTCCGCTGCGTGCAGACTGTGCGTCCCTATGTGAAGGCACGGGCCGTGAAGTTCAAAACCGTCGACGCCATTACCGAGCACAGCGCCAAGCGCAAGCCCGGCAAGGCCCGCAACGCGGTGGAAGCATTGTTCGACAAGGCCAAACCAGTTGCCCTGTGCACGCACCGGCCGGTTTTGCCGCTGACATTCGAGGTTCTGGCAGACCATATGCCGGCCGGCCTGTCCATTGGTTTGCCGGACAAGGATCCGTATCTGGCGCCGGGCGAAGCGATCATCTGCCAGGTCTCCTCCGCCGAGGAGGGGCGCATCGTGTCGCTGGAGCGGTTCCGGGCATTCGACGACTAGGTTTTCCGCCGCGCCGCACCGGATAGCTAAGCCTAACCGTGCTTTTTTGATCCCGGCCACCGCCCTATGGTGGGGCAATGACAACTTTCACCGAACTCCTCGAAGCCCAAATCGGTAACGAATTCAATGCCTCGCAGCAGTACGTGGCCATGGCAGTGTTTTTCGACGGCGAAGACCTCCCGCAGCTGGCCCGGCACTTCTATGCTCAGTCGGTTGAGGAACGCAACCACGCCATGATGCTGGTGCAGTACATGCTGGACCGGGACATGCCCGTGCGGATCCCCGGCGTCGCCGCGGTGCGCAACGACTTTGCCACCGTGGTGGAACCGATCCAGCTGGCTCTGGAGCAGGAGCGCCAGGTCACCCGCCAGATTGAGGCTCTCTTCGCCGCTGCACGTGCAGAGGGCGATGCCCTGGGAGAGCAGTTCATGCTCTGGTTCCTCAAGGAGCAGGTGGAGGAAGTCGCCTCCATGTCCACCCTCCTCACGGTGGCCAAGCGCGCCGACAACCTCTTCGACCTGGAGAATTTCATGGCACGGGAACAGGTTGGCGACGGCGGCGGAAGCGACGCCGGCGCTCCCGAGGCTGCCGGCGGAGCCCTCTGACCGATACATTCCCGGGGACCGGAAGCAACAGGGAGACCAAATGACAGAGACGGCGAAGAAGAACATCCCCCTGCCCGGCGTGCACCGCGGCTGGTATCTGGCCTCCGGGTTCTTGGTGGGCCTGGTGGCAGCCACGGGCTCGCTGGCCTGGTCCACGATCCCGCAGAGCCTGCCCATGCACTGGGACGGCGCCGGGAACGTGGACCGCTATGCGGAGAAGTCCTTCTGGACCGTGTTCACCGGGCCCCTGATTTGCCTCGGACTGCTCCTGTTCCTCTATGCAACCGCCCTGATTATCCGGCGTTTTCCGCTCAACAATTCCGCCCCGTACGGCGTGGACGAGCAGGTGCACCAGCGGGCCGGCATGGACTCAACACTGTATTTTCTGGCACTGAGCGCGTTTGCGTTATCCCTGCTGATTGGCTGGATGACTCTGCGCAGCTGGTTCCTGCCCCCGGAAGCGTCGGATCTCCTGCTCGTACTCCCCACACTGGCTTTCCTGGGTGTGGTGGCCGTGGCCGGGCTGCTCGCCTGGCGACGCTACGGCCGTCTTGTAGCCGCCCTCTCCGCCGAGGACTGAGCTATAGACTAAAGGGGTGACTATCCCAACCCCGTATGAAGACCTGCTCCGCGACGTGATGGCCCACGGAACGCAAAAATCCGACCGCACCGGCACCGGAACCCGCAGTGTCTTTGGCCGCCAGATGCGCTTTGACCTCAGTGATTCCTTCCCGCTGATCACCACCAAGCGGGTGCACTTCAAGTCGGTGGCCCTCGAACTCCTGTGGTTCCTGCGCGGCGATTCCAACGTCCGCTGGCTGCAGGAGCGCGGCGTCAGCATCTGGAACGAGTGGGCGGACGACGACGGCGAACTGGGCCCGGTCTACGGTGTCCAGTGGCGCTCCTGGCCGGCCCCGGACGGCGGACAGATTGACCAGATCGCCAAGGTGGTTGAAAGCATCCGCACCAACCCGGACTCCCGCCGGCACATCGTCACGGCCTGGAACCCGGCCGAAGTGGACAACATGGCCCTGCCGCCGTGCCACGCGATGTTCCAGTTCTACGTGGCCGACGGAAAACTGTCCTGCCAGCTGTACCAGCGCTCGGCCGACCTGTTCCTCGGCGTCCCCTTCAACATTGCCTCCTACGCACTTTTGACGCTCATGGTGGCGCAGCAGACCGGCCTCCAGCCCGGTGAATTTGTCTGGACAGGCGGTGACGTCCATATCTACGACAACCATGTGGACCAGGTCCGCGAACAGCTCAGCCGCGCACCCTTCCCGTATCCGCAGCTGCGCCTGGCCCGGACGCCTGACTCGATCTTCGATTACGTCCTGGAGGATTTTGAGGTCCTGGACTACCGCCACCACCCCGGCATCAAAGCTCCGATTGCAGTCTGAGAGGCGTTCCCTTGAATGAACCCGCCGGCATCCGCTATTTCGCCACAAGCGGTGGAGATGCCTCTCCTGAGGGCATGGACCTGTTGGCGGCATTGTCAGCGGCCAATCCCCTCGGGATGCCGCAGCCGCTGGTAGGCATGATCTGGGCCCAAACCGTGGACGGCGTCATCGGCCGGGACGGAGGAATGCCGTGGCACCTGCCCGAAGACCTGGCACATTTCAAGAGCACCACGGCCGGACACCCGGTCATCATGGGCCGGCGCACCTGGGAGTCCTTTCCCGCCGCCTACCGGCCGCTGCCCGGCCGCACCAATATTGTGGTGAGCTCCAGCGAAACACTGGCGGACGAGATTTCCCCGGCCGGCGCCGTCGTGGTTCCCACGCTGGAACAGGCACTGGACACCGCCCGGCACAGCCCCGGCGGCAGCGAACAGATCTGGATTGTCGGCGGTGCCCGGATGTACGAGGCAGCTGCTCCCCTGGCGGACGCCGCCGTAGTGACGGTCATTGATGCGAGCACCGAGGGCGACACCTACGCGCCGCATCTCGGCCCCGACTGGGGGTTCACGGCGGTGAGCCCCGCCGAAGGCTGGCACACGGGAACCAACGGCACCTGCTACCGGATAGCCCTCTGGTCCCGGGTCCGGGATACGGACAGCGGCGTCACCAAGCACTACGGCAGCGCGGCCCTGCCCTAAACTGAAACCATGACTTTCGCAGCTACCCCTGTACCCACCGCGGGCTTCATCGGCTGGCGGGGCATGGTCGGTTCCGTCCTCATGCAGCGCATGCAGGATGAAGGCGACTTTGACCTGATCAACCCCGTGTTCTTCTCCACCTCCAACGCCGGGGGCGCCGCGCCGTCCTTCGCTTCGGGTGCAGGAGAGCTCCAGAATGCCTACGACATTGAGACGCTGGCCAAACTGCCGATCATCGTCACTGCCCAGGGCGGCGGTTACACCTCGGAGGTCTATCCCAAACTGCGCGACGCCGGCTGGAACGGGCTATGGATCGACGCCGCGTCCACACTGCGGATGGAGCAGGACTCCATCATCGTCCTGGACCCGGTGAACCGGGACGTCATCGACGCCGGGCTGGCCCACGGGGTGAAGAATTTCGTGGGCGGCAACTGCACCGTCTCCTGCATGCTCATGGGGCTGGGCGGATTGTTCCGCAACGGCCTGGTGGAATGGGGCACCTCCATGACCTATCAGGCTGCCTCCGGCGGCGGTGCCCGGCACATGCGTGAGCTGCTCAATCAGTTCGGCTCCCTGAACTCCGTGGTTGCGGACCAGCTTGCAGACCCGGCCTCCGCCATCCTGGACATCGACCGTGCGGTGCTGGCCCAGCAGAAGAACCCCGCCATGGACTCCTCACAGTTCGGCGTGCCGCTGGCCGGTTCGGTGATCCCCTGGATCGACGCAGACCTGGGCAACGGGCAGTCCAGGGAAGAGTGGAAAGCCGGTGCCGAAACCAACAAGATCCTGGGCCGGGACACGGCCGGACGAATTCCGTTTGACGGTCTCTGCGTCCGCATCGGCGCCATGCGCTCACATTCACAGGCGCTGACCCTCAAACTCACCGAAGACCTTACAGTGGCGGAGATTGAGCGGATCATCGACGCCGACAACGAGTGGGCCAAGGTGGTGCCCAACACCAAGGAAGCCTCCATGGCGGAGCTGACCCCGGTGGCCGTCAGCGGAACCCTGGACATTCCGGTGGGCCGGATCCGGAAACTGGAAATGGGTCCGGAGTACATCAGCGCCTTCACCATCGGCGACCAGCTGCTCTGGGGCGCAGCCGAACCGCTGCGGCGTATGCTGCGGATTGCCACCGGCAACCTCTAACCCTGCCAGGCCGGTCCGAACCCGGCTGCAGCCAGCGGATCCGTTCCCTGCGGGACGGGTCCGCTTTTGCGTGCGCTGAGTGTCAGTGGCAGGTGGGAAGGTGGCGCTATGGACAAGTTCACCGTGGAAGAAATCCTCCGCACCTTCTTCACCCTCAGCGCCGAGGGCAAACAAACAGCCACCGCAGCGCGGTACGCCAGGGTTCTGGCACAGCTGCGGCTGTACCTGGAAACAGACGGCTGGATATACCTGACCCCGGACCGTGCCGTCCTGCTGGATTTGGAACGGAGCTTCAACCCGGAGCACGCCTTCGCGCGGATCTTCGACGCCGAGGACCTGCTCTATACGCTGCACGGCTTCCTGGACCCGCGGTGGCTGCTGCCCGGACTGCAGGACCGGCGAACCCAGGTGAGCCTGACGTCCCGGCTGGTGCAGTGGCTGTGCAGCCGGGCACTGGTGGACCCGTCGTGGCACGGCGGACAGGTGCGCGAAGTCCTGGCCGCCGCCCAAATCATGCGCCGGAACCGCGGCGGGGCAGCCTGATTACAGCGAGCAGTTGATGAGCAGCGGCTCCGGGTGCAGGCGAAGGCCAAAGGCTTCATCCACGCCGTCTGCCACGGCCCGCGCCACAGCCAACAGGTCCTCGGCCGAGGCGTTGCCGCGGTTGGTTACTGCAAGGGTGTGCTTGGTGGACAGGGAAGCCCGGCCGCCGGCCAGTTCGGCCCCCTGGCCGGTCTCCGGCAGGCCGAAGCCCTTGGGGAAACCGGAACGGTCAATGAGCCAGGCGGCGCTGAGCTTGACCATTCCGGGCTGTTCCACCGGGTAGCGCGGCGCCTCGGGCGGCAGATGCGCGGCCTCTTCCTCGGAAACCACCGGGTTCGTGAAGAAGGAGCCGGTGCTCCAGGTGTCCGGATCCTCGGGGTCAAGCACCATGCCCTTGCCGGCGCGCAGCCGCAGCACCTCGCGGCGGACGTCTTCGGCAG
This genomic interval from Arthrobacter sunyaminii contains the following:
- a CDS encoding RNA degradosome polyphosphate kinase, with the protein product MGSDTAAEPHSTFGSAESMSAPRATEDRIDIPDFGPALVPEGDISPERFLDREISWLHFNARVLELAEDPDLYLLERVSFLSIFASNLDEFFMVRVAGLKRRIATGLAVPSAAGLSPMEQLEHIVEAGYRLQQRHAEVFARQIRPALAEEQIHLVGWNELDDTAKAYLHRQFASKVFPILTPLAVDPAHPFPYISGLSLNLAVVVRNPVSGKEFFARVKVPDQLPRLISVDGPRAGNVAGRVARFIPLEDVIAEHLDQLFPGMDVMEHHAFRVTRNEDLEVEEDDAENLLQALEKELLRRRFGPPVRLEVTTDINPSIRELLVRELGVEEDEVYALPAPLDLRGLAGISRIDRPDLHYPKQVPHTSLHLKESETSKPADVFAAMRRRDILLHHPYDSFSTSVQAFLEQAAADPRVQAIKQTLYRTSGDSPIVDALIDAAESGKQVLALVEIKARFDEQANISWARKLEQAGVHVVYGIVGLKTHCKLSLVVRQEVDGLRRYCHIGTGNYHPRTARYYEDLGLLTSNEQVGEDLTKLFNQLSGYAPKSTFKRLLVAPRSVRSGLIDRIEREIANKKAGLAARVIIKVNSMVDEAIIDSLYRASQAGVRVDVIVRGICSVRPGVPGLSENITVRSILGRFLEHSRVFAFANAGDPVVFIGSADMMHRNLDRRVEALVQLASREDIADLIALMDRYMDPATASWHLEKDGIWTRHHKNEGGEPLLDVQSWLLASRSRQRAAVRR
- a CDS encoding NUDIX hydrolase; translation: MPTEPGASMGEQATLPRRGLETGPGDSVPADIKVVAAGAICWRTRNGELEVLMIHRPRYKDWSWPKGKLDAGETTPECAVREVQEEAGVRIRLGIPLPATVYPVASGMKIVHYWAARIEEGKPRPDGKEVDGVRWCTPAQAHAELSNPSDRLPLRILEEAHAEGRLRTWPLIVVRHAKAKPRSSWTRAEGDRPLAATGLRQAQAVSRLLAAWLPDRVVSSPWVRCVQTVRPYVKARAVKFKTVDAITEHSAKRKPGKARNAVEALFDKAKPVALCTHRPVLPLTFEVLADHMPAGLSIGLPDKDPYLAPGEAIICQVSSAEEGRIVSLERFRAFDD
- a CDS encoding ferritin; this encodes MTTFTELLEAQIGNEFNASQQYVAMAVFFDGEDLPQLARHFYAQSVEERNHAMMLVQYMLDRDMPVRIPGVAAVRNDFATVVEPIQLALEQERQVTRQIEALFAAARAEGDALGEQFMLWFLKEQVEEVASMSTLLTVAKRADNLFDLENFMAREQVGDGGGSDAGAPEAAGGAL
- a CDS encoding DUF1648 domain-containing protein, with amino-acid sequence MTETAKKNIPLPGVHRGWYLASGFLVGLVAATGSLAWSTIPQSLPMHWDGAGNVDRYAEKSFWTVFTGPLICLGLLLFLYATALIIRRFPLNNSAPYGVDEQVHQRAGMDSTLYFLALSAFALSLLIGWMTLRSWFLPPEASDLLLVLPTLAFLGVVAVAGLLAWRRYGRLVAALSAED
- a CDS encoding thymidylate synthase, whose translation is MTIPTPYEDLLRDVMAHGTQKSDRTGTGTRSVFGRQMRFDLSDSFPLITTKRVHFKSVALELLWFLRGDSNVRWLQERGVSIWNEWADDDGELGPVYGVQWRSWPAPDGGQIDQIAKVVESIRTNPDSRRHIVTAWNPAEVDNMALPPCHAMFQFYVADGKLSCQLYQRSADLFLGVPFNIASYALLTLMVAQQTGLQPGEFVWTGGDVHIYDNHVDQVREQLSRAPFPYPQLRLARTPDSIFDYVLEDFEVLDYRHHPGIKAPIAV
- a CDS encoding dihydrofolate reductase — encoded protein: MNEPAGIRYFATSGGDASPEGMDLLAALSAANPLGMPQPLVGMIWAQTVDGVIGRDGGMPWHLPEDLAHFKSTTAGHPVIMGRRTWESFPAAYRPLPGRTNIVVSSSETLADEISPAGAVVVPTLEQALDTARHSPGGSEQIWIVGGARMYEAAAPLADAAVVTVIDASTEGDTYAPHLGPDWGFTAVSPAEGWHTGTNGTCYRIALWSRVRDTDSGVTKHYGSAALP
- the asd gene encoding aspartate-semialdehyde dehydrogenase; this encodes MTFAATPVPTAGFIGWRGMVGSVLMQRMQDEGDFDLINPVFFSTSNAGGAAPSFASGAGELQNAYDIETLAKLPIIVTAQGGGYTSEVYPKLRDAGWNGLWIDAASTLRMEQDSIIVLDPVNRDVIDAGLAHGVKNFVGGNCTVSCMLMGLGGLFRNGLVEWGTSMTYQAASGGGARHMRELLNQFGSLNSVVADQLADPASAILDIDRAVLAQQKNPAMDSSQFGVPLAGSVIPWIDADLGNGQSREEWKAGAETNKILGRDTAGRIPFDGLCVRIGAMRSHSQALTLKLTEDLTVAEIERIIDADNEWAKVVPNTKEASMAELTPVAVSGTLDIPVGRIRKLEMGPEYISAFTIGDQLLWGAAEPLRRMLRIATGNL